In Novosphingobium sp. RL4, the sequence CGTCAGGCGAAACCACCATCAGCGACTGGTCGCCGTAGCGGGCCTGGATATCCGCCGCCATGACGGGGGCCGCGAAGAGGTTGTCGGTGGGGATGTCGAAGAAGCCCTGGATCTGGCCAGCGTGCAGATCGACCGAGAGCACTCGGTCGGCGCCGGCTTCGGTAATCAGGTTGGCGACCAGCTTGGCCGAAATCGGCGTGCGCGGACCGGGCTTGCGATCCTGGCGGGCGTAACCGAAGTAGGGGATGACCGCCGTGATGCGCTTGGCCGAAGCGCGGCGCAGCGCGTCTATGCCGATCAGCAGCTCCATGAGATTGTCGTTCACGGGATAGCTGGTGGGCTGGACGATGAAGACATCCTCGCCGCGCACGTTCTCGTGGATTTCGACGAAGATTTCCTCGTCGGCGAAGCGGCGCACCGCCGCATCGGTGAGCGGCAGTTCGAGATACCCCGCGATCGCACGAGCGAGCGGAAGGTTGCTGTTGCCGGACATGATCTTCATTGCGAATCCCCGAGACGGCCGATTGGGCTATGGCTGAACGCGCCCGCCTCTAGCCATGAGTCATCGGATTGCAATAGAAAGCGGCGCTTTTCACCGTGAAGCCAACGCGAAAAGGCCGGCCCCGGATATCCCGGAACCGGCCTTTCGAATGTACAAGTGCTTGATTGGAAAAGCGCCCCGCGCCCATCCATCACGCCGTCAGCCGTGACGGTGTTCGCCCTTGATCCAGCGCACCGTCCCCGAGCTGGCCCGCATGACGACACTCTCCGTCGTCATCTTGCCGCCCTTGAGGCGCTTGACGCCGGAGAGCAGCGAACCATCGGTAACGCCGGTGGCCGCAAAAATGCAGTCGCCCTTGGCGAGATCCTTGAGCGTGTAGATCCGGTCGAGATCCTCGATGCCCCACTTGCGGGCGCGGCTGCGCTCGTCATCGTTGCGGAACAGGAGCTTGCCCTGGATCTGGCCGCCGACGCAGCGCAGGGCGGCCGCCGCCAGCACGCCTTCCGGTGCGCCGCCGGAGCCCATGTAGATATCGATCGTGGTGTTCTCGTCCGTCACCGCGATCACGCCGGCCACGTCGCCATCGGGGATCAGGTGGATGCCGCAGCCGATGTCGCGAAGCTCCGCAATCAGATCGGCATGGCGCGGACGATCGAGCACGCAGACGATGATCTCTTCCGGCTTCACGCCCTTGGCCGCTGCCACCGCCGCGACGTTCTCGGTCGCGGTCTTGCGCAGGTCGATCACGCCATCGGGATAGCCGGGGCCGACCGCCAGCTTCTGCATGTAGACGTCGGGAGCGTTCAGCAGGCCGCCCTCTTCGGCAGCGGCAAGGACGGCCAGCGCGTTCGGGCCTGCCTTGGCGGTGATCGTCGTGCCTTCCAGCGGATCGAGCGCGATATCGATCTTCGGACCGCGATCCG encodes:
- a CDS encoding ribose-phosphate pyrophosphokinase: MKIMSGNSNLPLARAIAGYLELPLTDAAVRRFADEEIFVEIHENVRGEDVFIVQPTSYPVNDNLMELLIGIDALRRASAKRITAVIPYFGYARQDRKPGPRTPISAKLVANLITEAGADRVLSVDLHAGQIQGFFDIPTDNLFAAPVMAADIQARYGDQSLMVVSPDVGGVVRARSLAKRLDNAPLAIVDKRRDRPGQSEVMNIIGDVKGRACILIDDIIDSGGTLCNAAQALMDEGATSVTAYITHGVLSGAAVSRVTNSALKELVITDSIQATEAAQQSDKIRILTIAPLIGEAIRRIADESSVSSLFD
- the glpX gene encoding class II fructose-bisphosphatase, translated to MPENKTPASKVLDRVLVLEMVRVTEAAAIAASHLIGRGDEKAADHAAVEAMRKAFDTLYMDGTVVIGEGERDEAPMLFIGEKVGGAPDRGPKIDIALDPLEGTTITAKAGPNALAVLAAAEEGGLLNAPDVYMQKLAVGPGYPDGVIDLRKTATENVAAVAAAKGVKPEEIIVCVLDRPRHADLIAELRDIGCGIHLIPDGDVAGVIAVTDENTTIDIYMGSGGAPEGVLAAAALRCVGGQIQGKLLFRNDDERSRARKWGIEDLDRIYTLKDLAKGDCIFAATGVTDGSLLSGVKRLKGGKMTTESVVMRASSGTVRWIKGEHRHG